The sequence AGTTGAGCTGCGGATAGTTCTGGCCGAGCGCCAGCAGCGGAAGCAACGCGCTGTCGAGTTCTCGTTCCGCGGCGCTGCGCTCGGCCACCGACTTGCCCGTGGTCGCCGACGCCAGCGCCGCGCGGGCATTGGTGACGTGGTCGAGGATGGCTTTCTCGTGCGCGGCGAACGTCTGCACGGTGTGCACCAGGCTGGGGATCAGCGAGGCGCGCCGCATCAACTCCACGTCGATGCCCGACAACGCCTCGGCGACCCGGACGTCGGCGGAGCGAATCCTGTTGTAGCCCACCACGAAACTGACCAGCGCCGCCACCGCGAGCATCAGCACGATGACCAGCAGGATCCTCACCATGATCCGCCTCCTCCTCCGCCACCGCCGCCGCCGCCGCCTCCGCCACCACCGGACGACGACGAGGAGGACGACTGCGAGGCGGTGTAGGCACCGATCGACGACGACAGCGCCGACTCGAAACTGTCGAAGTCCGCGCCACCACCAGAACTGCTGCTGAAACCCCAACCGGTCGACGATGACGAGTGATACCAATCCGGTTGCGGGGCAGGCTGACCCATCACTGCCTCGTACTTCTTGGCCCACAATGCCGCGGCGCCCGCGGCCACCGCGAACGGGATGTAGGCCGTGTACAGGTCGCGGCGGGCGGCGAAGTCGAACCGGCTCTCGGCGGAGTCGGTGGCCAGCAACCGGTGGAATCCGCCTGCCCGCGACCACAGTTCGCGTCCGGCGGCGGTGCGGCGGGTGCCGACGCCGGGTAGCCAGGACGGCGTCGTGAACAGAAAGAACGCGGCGAACGGCAATGCCCACAGCGTGTTGGGGATTCCGAACCAGCGGAAGAGGCACACCATCATCGCCACGAAGGCCGTGACGTTGGCGACCCGCAGCCACCACTCGGAGCGCTTCTTGCCGAGCAGTTTCTCGTCCAAAGCCCAGTTGCGCACGGCGGCGGCCATGTCGCTCTTGGCGCCGCTGAGCCGCTCCCCCGACTTGACGGTCTTTTTCGCGTCGAACTCTCTGCCCGGTCCCATCACCTTCAGCCTCGACCCGACCGCGACGGCGACGGGGTCGACGTCTGCCCACGCACCCTCGTCGGCGATCCCGCGGATCTTCCAGTGCTTGGCGCTGACCTGTCGCAGTTCGACCAGCCCGCGCTCGGCGAGATGAAACAGCGTCGCGGTCAGCCCCGCGGTGGGCACGTCCTCGGTGCGGATGTATTCGAGCTGGACGGGTCCGAGTCCGTCCGGCGGGCTGTATTGAAGCGGAAAACCGGGCGGGGTCTCCAGGATTCGGCCGTACCACAGCAGCGCGATCAGCACCGCGGCGACGATGAACCCGCCCACCCACAGCAGTCCCGCCACCGAGTCGCCCAGCACGCCGTCCCACCGCTGCGGCCACGGCACTTCGGTGCGCGGCGGCGTCGGAACGTCCACCTCCGCGCGCACCGTGACCGGGGTGCGCGGCGGCAGGTTGACCGCCGACAGCTGCACCGTGTGCGCCGAAACGGCCAGGCCGCGGCAGGGTTGGCCGACGCCATGACCCACCGAGCACTGCACGCCGGGGATGTCGCCGGGCAACCGGATCGAGATGTCGGCGCGCTCGATGTAGTTGTTCCACGAGGGCGCGATCGCGTTCCAGAAGAACACGGATTCCGCGGCACCGGGGTTGCCGACCGATGCCGCAAACCGCTTGTCGGCGCCGATGTTTGCCGGATCAAGCACCCCGTCGATGGTGTAGCGGATCTCGAAGACGTGGGCGCCCGGCCGCAGATAGGCGTCGGGGTCGCCGATCTTCGCGACCCGGAACCGCGTGCCGTTCTCCCACAGCATCTGGTACTTCGCCAGTTCCCCGTCGAGCAGGATCGACGTGATCTGTGGCCGCTGGCGCACCCCGGTGACGTTGGGGTTGGCGACATCCCAGTACCGGAACAGACCGTGGCGCCCGCTCGGGAAATCGGCGGTGATGGTCTCCACGGCGTCGAGCCGGCCGTCGGCGGAGACGGCGAAGTTCACCCGGTACTCGCTGATGACGACCGGGTCGGAGATATCGGTGGCTTCTTGGGTCACCGAGTCGAAGACCAGGGGGGACAACAGGCCAAACGTGATGAGCACCAACGGGATGAGCAACAGGAGTAGCCGCCGCATTCGCACCTCCGGTTCACCACGGTCCGCCCGTGTGCGCATTACCCTATGTGCAACGGGTCCATTTGCACACGAACCGGCTGTTGATCGTGGCGTGCGCTGAGCAGGCCGACGGCCCGGCGCAGAGCGGTGGCCAGTGCCAACCCGTCGCCGCGGGGCACCCGCACGAGCATCCGGCTCACCGGGCTGTCCGCCGGAATACCCGGCGGCCGTCGCGCTCCCACCGGTAAGTCCACCGGCCCCAAAACCTCTGCGGCGTCCGGCATCTCAACGGTATCCAGCAGGGTACGCACCGATGCGGGCACGCCGTCGACCGCAGCCATGTGCACCGCCGGCGGGAGCCCGACCTCGGCGCGGGCGTCCAACTCGGCGTCGGCGTGGCCCACCGGATCCCACCGGATCAGCGCCTGCACAGTGGGAATCGCCGATTCGGCGACCACCGCGACCACGCCGCCGTCGGCGCGGCTGCGCACCAGGGTGGCGGCGGCCATCCAGCGCCGCATCGTGTCCTCGGCGGCGCGCAGATCCTGGCGGCCGAGCAACGCCCAGCTGTCCAGCAGCAGCGCCGCGCCGTATCGATCGGCGGCGATGGGCTCGGCCCCGGGCGTCGCGACGACGAGCGCGGGCGCCGCGGGCACCGCAGGCACCACCGCGTCGCCACCGGAGGTGATGACCGTCGTGCCGGCGAACGCCCGTCCGAGCTCCTCGGCGGTGCGGCGAGCACCCACGACCACCGCACGGACGGCATCGGATCCACACCGCGCACAGCGCAGCGCGGTGTCGCCGCGGCCACACCACCGGCACACCGCCCCGCCGGCGTCGCGGTCCGGGTACGACAGCGGTCCGGTGCAGTGCCTGCACCGGACCACGCTGCGGCAACGGTTACAGGCCAGGGCGGGCACGTATCCTCGGCGCGGCACCTGCACCAGCACGGGCGCGCCCCGTTCCAGCGCGGTGCGCGCGGCGTGCAGCGCCATCGACGGCAGCCGCGCGGTGCGTGCGGCCGGATCGCGTTCCTGCTCAAAGCCGCTGTCCTCGATGGCGACGACGCGCGGGGAGGCGGCGCGCACCGCCGTTCGCGGTGCCACCAGATCGTGCGCCCAGCCGCTGCGCACCAGCGCGTGGGCCTCAGCGGTGCGGGCGTAGCCGCCGATCAGCGCCGCGCACCGCAGTTGATGCGCGCGCAGCATCGCGACCTCCCTGGCGTGCGGGTACGGCGCGCGCGGCTCGGCAAGCGTGTCGTCGCCGTCGTCCCACAGCATCACCAGTCCGAGGTCGCCGACGGGCGCGAACACCGCGCTGCGGGTGCCGATGACCAGGCGGGCGGGGCCCCGCAGCACGGCCAGCCAGCGCCGATAGCGCTGCGCGGGGCCAAGACCCGCCGACAGCGCCACCACCCCGGTTTCTTCGACGTATTGGATCGCGGCGGCATGCATCGCGTCGATGTCGCGCTGATCCGGCACGATCACCAACACACCGCGCCCGGAACTAACCGTGACGGCCGCGGCCTCGGCCAGCCGGTCGGCCCAGTTCTCGCCGGGCAGCGCCTGCCAGACGGCGCGGGCGGCGCGGCCGTCGCCCAGCGCCGCCAGAAACCGCTCACCGCGCCCGTAGACCGACCAGGCCGCGGGGTCAACGGGATTGACGGACAGCGGCGCCGGATCGGTGGGTGGTTGCTTCTCGACGCGGGCGTGGCGCGGCGGGATGGCCAGCCGCAACACGTCGGCGCGGGTGCCCGCGTAGCGCGCGGCCACCGCATCAGCCAGTC comes from Mycolicibacterium pulveris and encodes:
- a CDS encoding primosomal protein N', yielding MSSGKERSATRQQAEHEPIARVLPMLSVPHLDREFDYLVAAEQSDDAQPGVRVRVRFSGRLVDAFLLERRSDTDHVGKLGWLDRVVSAEPVLTPEVRRLADAVAARYAGTRADVLRLAIPPRHARVEKQPPTDPAPLSVNPVDPAAWSVYGRGERFLAALGDGRAARAVWQALPGENWADRLAEAAAVTVSSGRGVLVIVPDQRDIDAMHAAAIQYVEETGVVALSAGLGPAQRYRRWLAVLRGPARLVIGTRSAVFAPVGDLGLVMLWDDGDDTLAEPRAPYPHAREVAMLRAHQLRCAALIGGYARTAEAHALVRSGWAHDLVAPRTAVRAASPRVVAIEDSGFEQERDPAARTARLPSMALHAARTALERGAPVLVQVPRRGYVPALACNRCRSVVRCRHCTGPLSYPDRDAGGAVCRWCGRGDTALRCARCGSDAVRAVVVGARRTAEELGRAFAGTTVITSGGDAVVPAVPAAPALVVATPGAEPIAADRYGAALLLDSWALLGRQDLRAAEDTMRRWMAAATLVRSRADGGVVAVVAESAIPTVQALIRWDPVGHADAELDARAEVGLPPAVHMAAVDGVPASVRTLLDTVEMPDAAEVLGPVDLPVGARRPPGIPADSPVSRMLVRVPRGDGLALATALRRAVGLLSARHDQQPVRVQMDPLHIG
- a CDS encoding LemA family protein, with product MVRILLVIVLMLAVAALVSFVVGYNRIRSADVRVAEALSGIDVELMRRASLIPSLVHTVQTFAAHEKAILDHVTNARAALASATTGKSVAERSAAERELDSALLPLLALGQNYPQLNSSENFLNLQNNLADTENKLAFARQYYNDAVATLNRLITTIPWMFVAPLAGIGEREYYQTPR
- a CDS encoding DUF2207 domain-containing protein is translated as MRRLLLLLIPLVLITFGLLSPLVFDSVTQEATDISDPVVISEYRVNFAVSADGRLDAVETITADFPSGRHGLFRYWDVANPNVTGVRQRPQITSILLDGELAKYQMLWENGTRFRVAKIGDPDAYLRPGAHVFEIRYTIDGVLDPANIGADKRFAASVGNPGAAESVFFWNAIAPSWNNYIERADISIRLPGDIPGVQCSVGHGVGQPCRGLAVSAHTVQLSAVNLPPRTPVTVRAEVDVPTPPRTEVPWPQRWDGVLGDSVAGLLWVGGFIVAAVLIALLWYGRILETPPGFPLQYSPPDGLGPVQLEYIRTEDVPTAGLTATLFHLAERGLVELRQVSAKHWKIRGIADEGAWADVDPVAVAVGSRLKVMGPGREFDAKKTVKSGERLSGAKSDMAAAVRNWALDEKLLGKKRSEWWLRVANVTAFVAMMVCLFRWFGIPNTLWALPFAAFFLFTTPSWLPGVGTRRTAAGRELWSRAGGFHRLLATDSAESRFDFAARRDLYTAYIPFAVAAGAAALWAKKYEAVMGQPAPQPDWYHSSSSTGWGFSSSSGGGADFDSFESALSSSIGAYTASQSSSSSSSGGGGGGGGGGGGGGGGSW